The stretch of DNA ACCAGGCTCCCTAACTCCACCTTCCCTACCTCCTCTGAGGCAGAGTGGGTGAACCCTCTGCCATACCCTGGGCAGTGTGAGAAgggtgggcaggggcaggtgaGGGGTGTCTCACCTGCTGCAAATCAGAGAACGGGATGGGCTCACTGGCCAGCACTTGGTGGGGCTGGCTGGTAAGAGACGGCAGCGGTGGCAGCTTCTTCCAATGGGTCAGGCTGCTGCTCAGCACAGCCAAGCGGGTGCTGACCAAGAGAGAGGGGGTGGGGGTAGGCAGTTAAGCCACAGtctgccctgcccagcccaggtAAGCCTCATCCCCTCAGGCCAGAGAAGCAGGGTGTCGAGGAGGGGTATCTGGGAGGGAAGGTCTCAGCTCATCACAGACTCAATCTAGGCCCATCTCCCTTGGCCTCAGCGCCCTCAAGAGTGTCACAGGGTAAACAGGGCTGACATGAATAACTACTGAAGCACCCAAGTGATCTGTGGTCAGTCTCCAGGGCTGCACCAAATGAGAAGCTTGGACTAGGGGCCAGGCTCCAAAGCTGGAACAGTGATGGAGGGTGGGAGCCCAAGTAGCCTGAGGGACCCACGCTGGCCAGGTGCTCACCTGTACTGCCTGGCACGGTCCATGTACTCATGCTGCTCCATGCCCTGTGAGTCTGCAGCAGACACATCAATGATGTTGCTAtggggagaggagacagagatgaCATGACAGGTGCTTCCGAGAAGGACAAACAGGACTCAGTGCCAGGTACCAACTCCAGGGCTATCTGACACCAGTTTCCCTCCTGCCTACTGGAGCAGGGCTGGACATGGAGGCACCTCTCCCCAGTGACCTTGTCCCATCCCCCATGTCCTGAGCCTGGCTCCTTCTATCCTAGCCTTTAATATGGATAGAGGAGCTCTGACCCAGGCCTGGTCCTCTGACACTTACCTGGCTGTCTTGGCAAGGATGGAAGAGAGCAGGGCCTGCTCATCAGTGCGAGCGGAAGGCAGGCTGTGGTAGTTGGGCTCGGCTCCATTGAGAGCTTTGGTAGGGGGGCTGCTAGGGTCCAGCAGCAGCTTCCGCTCCTCTCGGTCCTAGAAGTGGTCATGGGAGAGAAGTCAGCCCCAGGACCCGTAGATCCTGCCTTTCACGGGTGCTACCCTTAGCCCAGCTCTGACCTTAAACACCAAAAATGTTTCTATAAGGAATATCTAAAGTGCCCAGCTTTATGGAATGCCAGATAAGACTCAGTTCCTGCCTATCCTTGGGAGCTCAACTGAGTTGGTGTTCTAGGATAAATGAGAGTGGAACCAGGCAGTCCTAGAGGCCCTGAAAAAATGGACAGAGGCACAAAGCAGGTAGTCAGCAACAGCCCTGGAGCTTGAAAAACATTCTAGGACCTGGCAAAGAAaggatactagaggctggaaGACAGTGGAGCTGAGACATAGCAAGCACTGGGATCTAAAGGGGAAATCAGTGCAAGTCAAGAGCCCAAGAACAGCCTTCCTCATCCCCTAGGACCAGGCCTTCCCCAGCAAAGCTGTTCGCTTCCAAGATGGAAGCCCTGGCGAGTCCAGACAAAGCCCTAGGCCCCAAGAGAAAGCAAGCCCAACCTCTCCATGGCCATTTCTCAAATTATGTCAGGGCAGGAATCCCAGCCCAGCTCTGGGTCACACAGTACAAGTGTGTTCCCTTCTTGAAGGCAGGTCCCTTCGAAGGTGTTCACCCTCCTGTGCTCTGGTGCTCTTTTTGTACGTGACTCCCAGAACCAAACTGAGTGTACATGGTGTATCCTGATCTGAGCAGTACAGCTGTAGCCATGTATGGTGattcacaccagtaatcccaacactttgggagcccaaggcagaaggattgcttgagtccaggagtttgagaccagcctgggcaacaaagcaagacctcgtctttgcaaaaaaaaaaaattagctggacttggtagTGTGAGccctgcagtcccacctacttgggaggctgaagtgcaacGACTGTATGAACCcagggtttgaggctgcagtgagctaggactgtgccactgtactccagtctgggcaagagagcaagaccccatctcaaaacaaacaacaatggCGCTGTTCCCTCCCTTGCTAAACCACCTGAGTAGCCCATGTAAATTTTCAGCAGCCCTGTTCCTGCTGGCCTGTGCTGATAATCACAACCCCTGAACTAATGTAAGACCAAACCAAGCTTCCTCATTGGTTTGGTCTTCCTCCTTGTCCTCTTTCAGTCCCCTGTTCTATCTACTGTAATATTTCTGGATTTGACCCTGCCTTGAGACCATCAGCTGCAAATCCTTGCTTGCTGTAtcagcagtaaatgagaaaaacagaccTGCTGGGTATCTATCCAACCCATAAAGAGCAAGAGTGCCCTGAACAAAGCCAAGGATGGGCCCAGGGGGACATCCTGGCTAATGCTGACTCACCAACCTTCAGTGCCAGACTCCTCAATGCTCCCCTCCAGGCCTATCtcagttcctcagtctttcctgCTGCAGGCCGCAGCTCCCCTGCCCACAACTCCACAACTCTCCTTGTAGAGGGCTACTTCCTCCTGCCCTGCTTAGGGAGGCCCAGCCTTTTCACCTTACTCTTCTTTCTCAAGGCTAGGTTGCCCAAGTGTCCTCAGGCAATTTGATCCAGTTCCCAACAGCAAGAGACAGAAGCTGTGGGCTTTGCCCCATCACCTCTATAAACTCCCAGACACCCTTCCTCCCTAAATACATAGGCTCAGTATTAAAGagctaaaaagacaaaatgtttGCCAAAGATAAAACTATGTATTTCTAAGGAAAGCTGGCTCCATAATGAGGCCCAAGTTAGCTTCCTATGTGTCTGTCCTCCCAGCTCCACTTCAGACAGATCTTCCTGCAGGACAGGGTAGTCTCTTCCCTATCAGGGGTTCTTCAAGAAGAAGGTTGGCTGatcacttctcagccttcagcTAAGATCAAGTGAACAACAAGGTTATTTTCTTGAAACCCAGACTTAAAGAAGAGGCCATGCTACCTACTTCAGAGCAGACAAACATCACCCCACTCCCAAAGTGCGAGTGGAGCATGGGTTAGGTTTGTCACATCAAGGTTTGTCTCTGCATTAGTGTAACCcaagaggcagggtttcactgtctaCCTTAGCACAGACATAGCAGCCTGCCCGTGACTGGCCACCTGGTCTAGGGGCATGGCTGAGACAGCTTGGCCCCATGGATAAAGTACATGGCCTAGCGTCAGAACACCTGGGCACTAGCACTTCTCAGCTTGGCCAAATCACTTAGCTTCTCTGAACTTCTTCCTCACCTTTCAATAGACATAACCCACACTAATATGACGGATGTCTGGCAAGAGTCAAATTAGATAACTGTGAAGGCCCTTTGTAAACTGTAACgtgttgtatattttttattatgataaagagacagagatgagagTCGGAGAGGGGCCTGCCCAAGAACTCAAAGAGGGACTGTGGGATGGTGGATGGTTATGGCCCTTGCTACATGAGGCCTCAAATCACCCAGCAGTGATTAAGCACCTTCTCTGGGTGTTAGGAACAGAAATGAGAGCCCCCCAAGGAGAAGGTAGAGATTCAGGAGAGCAGCAGGCCCAGCTCTCCCTTCCAAGTAGAAGCTTGTATCCTTTCTCATACGGCATTAATCCTTCTTGACTCATTCCCTGCAAGAGTCCATATTATGCTTTAAGGGACAATTTCCCACTAGGCTACAGCTCTCCCAGTAGGCAGGGTTATTGTTGTCTCTTTCTCAAAAAGGTGGAAGTGAAGTGAGAGGTATTAGGCACAACACATGCCTAACACAGGGCAAAGGAAA from Homo sapiens chromosome 11, GRCh38.p14 Primary Assembly encodes:
- the LAMTOR1 gene encoding ragulator complex protein LAMTOR1 codes for the protein MGCCYSSENEDSDQDREERKLLLDPSSPPTKALNGAEPNYHSLPSARTDEQALLSSILAKTASNIIDVSAADSQGMEQHEYMDRARQYSTRLAVLSSSLTHWKKLPPLPSLTSQPHQVLASEPIPFSDLQQVSRIAAYAYSALSQIRVDAKEELVVQFGIP